From one Azospirillum sp. TSH100 genomic stretch:
- a CDS encoding ABC transporter ATP-binding protein → MNRTSPTVRSAIAGAPVDPVAAVAPASPLLEVSGVTLQYKTSDHLVTATYRVDFQVFKSDRYVLLGPSGCGKSTLLKAIGGYLEPVEGAIRLNGHEVTRPGPDRMMVFQEFDQLLPWKSVRENVLFALTTSGRAKGAEAAERTDHYINKVGLAKFAHSFPHTLSGGMKQRVAIARGMAMEPDVLLMDEPYAALDALTRRRMQDELLRLWDDTKFTVLFVTHSIEEAIRVGTRILLLSPHPGQVKAELNSIPPEHLGTAAQAELEARINDMLFVH, encoded by the coding sequence ATGAACAGGACGTCGCCGACCGTCCGTTCCGCCATCGCGGGCGCGCCCGTCGATCCGGTGGCGGCCGTGGCCCCGGCCAGCCCGTTGCTGGAAGTGTCCGGCGTCACCTTGCAGTACAAGACGTCGGATCATCTGGTGACGGCCACCTACCGGGTCGATTTCCAGGTTTTCAAATCCGACCGCTATGTCCTGCTCGGCCCGTCGGGCTGCGGGAAATCCACCCTGCTGAAGGCGATCGGCGGCTATCTGGAGCCGGTGGAGGGCGCCATCCGCCTGAACGGTCACGAGGTGACCCGCCCCGGTCCCGACCGTATGATGGTGTTCCAGGAATTCGACCAGCTGCTGCCCTGGAAAAGCGTGCGCGAGAACGTGCTGTTCGCGCTGACCACCAGCGGCCGCGCCAAGGGGGCCGAGGCGGCGGAGCGCACCGACCATTATATCAACAAGGTCGGTCTGGCGAAGTTCGCCCACAGCTTCCCGCACACGCTGTCCGGCGGCATGAAGCAGCGCGTCGCCATCGCCCGCGGCATGGCGATGGAGCCGGACGTCCTGCTGATGGACGAGCCCTATGCCGCGCTCGACGCCCTGACCCGCCGCCGCATGCAGGACGAACTGCTGCGCCTGTGGGACGACACCAAATTCACCGTCCTGTTCGTGACCCACTCCATCGAGGAGGCGATCCGTGTCGGCACCCGCATCCTGCTGCTGTCGCCGCATCCGGGACAGGTGAAAGCCGAACTGAACAGCATCCCGCCGGAGCATCTCGGCACCGCCGCCCAGGCGGAATTGGAAGCCCGCATCAACGACATGCTGTTCGTCCACTGA
- a CDS encoding ABC transporter permease, which yields MTMHSTMQSILVDRPEIIRDVSRSTVIADVEKPLSAWERLYRVPLLRKALILLVLSLIWEVYGRWLDNPLLFPPFSAMLQAFATDLAGGIIPARTLVSLQTLVIGYAMGILLAALLTTVAIGSQIGTDLLETMTSMLNPLPAIALLPLALIWFGLGSGSVIFVLVHSVLWAIALNTHAGFRSVSNTLRMVGRNYGLNGLGLVRHILIPAAFPSILTGLKVGWAFAWRTLIAAELVFGVSSGSGGLGWYIFENRNQLETANVFAGLFTVILIGLVVENGVFATIERRTIRRWGMQH from the coding sequence ATGACCATGCACTCCACCATGCAATCCATTCTCGTCGACCGTCCGGAGATCATCCGGGACGTGTCCCGCTCGACCGTCATCGCCGATGTCGAGAAGCCGTTGAGCGCGTGGGAGCGGCTCTACCGCGTCCCGCTGCTGCGCAAGGCGCTGATCCTGCTGGTGCTCTCCCTGATCTGGGAGGTCTATGGCCGCTGGCTCGACAACCCGCTGCTGTTCCCGCCCTTCTCGGCGATGCTCCAGGCCTTCGCCACCGACCTCGCCGGCGGCATCATCCCGGCGCGCACCCTGGTTTCGCTGCAGACGCTGGTGATCGGCTATGCCATGGGCATCCTGCTGGCGGCCCTGCTGACCACCGTCGCCATCGGTTCGCAGATCGGCACCGACTTGCTGGAGACGATGACCTCCATGCTGAACCCGCTGCCGGCGATCGCGCTGCTGCCGCTGGCGCTGATCTGGTTCGGTCTCGGCTCGGGCAGCGTGATCTTCGTGCTCGTCCATTCCGTTCTGTGGGCCATCGCGCTCAACACCCATGCCGGTTTCCGCTCCGTCTCCAACACGCTGCGCATGGTCGGCCGGAATTACGGGCTGAACGGTTTGGGGCTGGTCCGCCACATCCTGATCCCCGCCGCCTTCCCGTCGATCCTGACCGGCCTGAAGGTGGGCTGGGCCTTCGCCTGGCGCACGCTGATCGCGGCGGAACTGGTGTTCGGCGTCAGCTCCGGTTCCGGCGGGCTTGGCTGGTACATCTTCGAGAACCGCAACCAGCTGGAAACGGCCAACGTCTTCGCTGGCCTGTTCACCGTGATCCTGATCGGCCTCGTCGTCGAGAACGGCGTCTTCGCGACCATCGAGCGGCGCACCATCCGCCGCTGGGGCATGCAGCACTGA
- a CDS encoding ABC transporter substrate-binding protein, with product MTAFATLRRAGVLATALIALATGSVRAETAEVHISKGYGILYLPMIVMEHEKLLEKQAKAAGLGDVKVGWLELDGGNVINDAMISGNLDIAAIGVPGFLTLWSKVKGNAKLEVSGLAGLSATSLYLNTNNPNIKSLKDFTAKDKIALPGIKTSLSAVVLQMAVAKEFGDDNYAKLDPMTVGLPHPEAYTALVSGKTEVNSHLGSPPYSFMELENPQVHRVMNSVDVLGNISLDLVYAPKRFIDANPKLTAAFVAALEEADKLIADEPARAATIYVQSAKAKLSADEVERMIKDPDTKFSTTPNGVMQFANFMGRVGTIKTKPATWQDLFIANVHSLPGS from the coding sequence ATGACCGCATTCGCGACCCTGCGCCGGGCCGGCGTTCTGGCGACGGCACTGATCGCACTGGCCACCGGCAGCGTCCGTGCCGAAACCGCCGAGGTCCACATCTCCAAGGGCTACGGCATCCTCTATCTGCCGATGATCGTCATGGAGCACGAGAAGCTCCTGGAGAAGCAGGCCAAGGCGGCCGGGCTCGGCGACGTCAAGGTCGGCTGGCTGGAGCTGGACGGCGGCAACGTCATCAACGACGCCATGATCTCCGGCAATCTCGACATCGCCGCCATCGGCGTGCCCGGCTTCCTGACGCTGTGGTCGAAGGTGAAGGGCAACGCGAAGCTGGAGGTCTCCGGTCTGGCCGGGCTCAGCGCCACCTCGCTCTACCTGAACACCAACAACCCCAACATCAAGTCGCTGAAGGACTTCACCGCGAAGGACAAGATCGCCCTGCCCGGCATCAAGACCTCGCTGTCCGCCGTCGTTCTGCAAATGGCGGTCGCCAAGGAGTTCGGCGACGACAATTACGCCAAGCTCGATCCGATGACGGTCGGCCTGCCGCACCCGGAAGCCTATACGGCGCTCGTTTCCGGCAAGACCGAGGTGAACAGCCATCTCGGCTCGCCGCCCTATTCCTTCATGGAGCTGGAAAACCCCCAGGTGCATCGGGTGATGAACTCGGTGGACGTGCTCGGCAACATCTCGCTCGATCTGGTCTATGCGCCCAAGCGCTTCATCGACGCCAACCCGAAGCTGACCGCCGCCTTCGTCGCAGCGCTGGAGGAGGCCGACAAGCTGATCGCCGACGAGCCGGCGCGTGCGGCAACGATCTATGTCCAGTCCGCCAAGGCCAAGCTGTCCGCCGACGAGGTGGAACGGATGATCAAGGATCCGGACACCAAATTCTCGACCACGCCCAACGGCGTCATGCAGTTCGCCAACTTCATGGGGCGGGTCGGCACGATCAAGACCAAGCCGGCGACGTGGCAGGATCTGTTCATCGCCAACGTCCACTCCCTGCCCGGAAGCTGA